One window of the Labilibaculum sp. genome contains the following:
- the hflX gene encoding GTPase HflX, translated as MEENLILDREVEKAILIGVIDKSRNMTESLVQEYLDELDFLALTAGAETVKRFTQKMDYPHPKTFVGTGKLEEIFDYLERNNDIKLVIFDDELSPSQLRNIERALQCKILDRTNLILDIFASRAQTANAKTQVELAQYQYLLPRLTRMWTHLERQRGGIGMRGPGESQIETDRRIILDKISKLKEDLVKIDKQKATQRKNRGKMVRVALVGYTNVGKSTLMNMISKSEVFAENKLFATLDTTVRKVVIQNVPFLLADTVGFIRKLPHNLVESFKSTLDEVREADIILHVVDISHPNFEDQIKVVNETMLEIDKREKPTFLVFNKIDAFSYVKKDEDDLLPKTRENYSLEELKQMWIAKGDTPCLFISAMHKQNVEEFREVVYNAVKEIHSARFPYNNFLYQDYSNLMD; from the coding sequence ATGGAAGAGAACCTAATATTAGATAGAGAAGTAGAAAAAGCAATTTTGATTGGTGTTATTGATAAATCAAGAAATATGACTGAAAGCTTAGTTCAGGAGTATCTTGACGAACTGGATTTTCTTGCTTTAACTGCTGGAGCAGAAACGGTTAAGCGTTTCACTCAGAAGATGGACTATCCTCATCCAAAAACGTTTGTTGGGACAGGAAAGCTTGAGGAGATTTTTGATTATCTGGAAAGGAATAATGATATTAAATTGGTGATTTTCGATGATGAGCTTTCACCATCACAGCTTAGAAATATTGAGCGGGCGTTGCAGTGTAAGATTTTAGACCGAACTAATTTAATTTTGGACATATTTGCCAGCCGTGCTCAAACGGCTAACGCAAAAACCCAGGTTGAGTTGGCTCAATATCAATACCTTCTTCCTCGATTAACAAGAATGTGGACTCACCTTGAGCGTCAGCGTGGTGGCATTGGGATGCGTGGTCCGGGAGAAAGCCAGATTGAGACCGACAGAAGAATAATTCTTGATAAAATATCCAAGCTTAAAGAAGATTTGGTTAAGATTGATAAACAAAAAGCAACCCAGCGTAAAAACCGTGGAAAAATGGTTCGTGTTGCTCTGGTTGGATATACCAATGTAGGTAAATCAACTTTGATGAACATGATTAGCAAATCTGAAGTGTTTGCTGAGAATAAGCTTTTTGCAACATTAGATACCACTGTTCGCAAAGTGGTTATTCAAAATGTACCATTTCTATTAGCCGATACTGTAGGTTTCATTCGAAAATTGCCTCATAATCTGGTTGAATCATTTAAATCAACATTGGATGAGGTACGTGAGGCAGATATAATTTTACATGTGGTTGATATTTCTCACCCTAATTTTGAGGATCAAATTAAGGTGGTGAATGAAACTATGCTTGAAATTGATAAGCGTGAAAAGCCAACATTCTTAGTTTTCAATAAAATTGACGCTTTTAGTTACGTGAAAAAGGATGAAGACGATCTTTTACCAAAGACTAGAGAGAATTATAGCTTAGAGGAATTAAAACAGATGTGGATTGCTAAAGGAGATACCCCTTGCTTGTTTATTTCTGCAATGCATAAGCAAAATGTAGAGGAGTTTCGTGAGGTGGTTTACAATGCCGTAAAGGAAATACATTCAGCACGATTCCCGTATAATAACTTTTTATATCAGGATTATTCTAATTTAATGGATTAA
- a CDS encoding aspartate-semialdehyde dehydrogenase has product MRIAVVGATGLVGQKILEVLEERNFQISELYPVASERSIGKEVVFNGKKYKVISMTDAIELKPQIAIFSAGGDTSLKWAPEFAKAGTTVVDNSSAWRMDKDKKLVVPEINAVDLTPDDKIIANPNCSTIQLVVALAPLHKRYKMERLVISTYQSITGTGVKAVVQLENERNGNEGEMAYPYEIDKNCLPHCDVFTENGYTKEEMKLANETKKILKDDSIRVTATAVRVPVVGGHSESVNIEFANDFDLDEVRKILSEAEGVIVQDNLDTNEYPMPKYAHGKDEVFVGRIRRDFSNPNTLNLWIVSDNLRKGAATNAVQIAEYLTKNNLV; this is encoded by the coding sequence ATGAGAATTGCAGTTGTCGGCGCCACAGGCTTGGTTGGTCAGAAAATACTGGAGGTTCTGGAAGAAAGAAATTTTCAGATTAGTGAATTGTATCCTGTAGCCAGTGAAAGATCTATAGGAAAGGAAGTTGTATTTAATGGAAAAAAATACAAAGTTATCAGTATGACAGATGCAATTGAATTAAAACCACAAATTGCAATCTTTTCAGCTGGAGGAGATACCTCTTTAAAATGGGCTCCTGAATTCGCAAAAGCAGGCACTACTGTTGTCGATAACTCATCGGCTTGGCGAATGGATAAAGACAAAAAATTGGTTGTTCCGGAAATAAATGCTGTCGATTTAACCCCTGATGACAAAATTATTGCTAATCCGAATTGCTCAACCATACAATTAGTTGTTGCTCTGGCTCCTTTGCACAAGCGATACAAAATGGAACGTTTGGTGATCTCAACCTATCAATCAATTACAGGTACAGGAGTAAAAGCAGTTGTACAACTGGAAAATGAGAGGAATGGTAACGAAGGAGAAATGGCCTACCCATACGAAATTGATAAAAATTGTCTTCCTCATTGCGATGTATTCACCGAAAATGGATACACCAAAGAAGAGATGAAATTGGCCAATGAAACCAAGAAGATTTTGAAAGATGACAGCATTAGGGTGACTGCTACAGCAGTTCGAGTACCAGTAGTTGGAGGCCATTCAGAATCTGTAAATATCGAATTTGCAAATGATTTTGATCTTGACGAAGTAAGAAAAATTCTTTCGGAAGCAGAAGGCGTAATTGTTCAGGACAATTTAGATACAAATGAGTATCCAATGCCAAAATATGCTCATGGAAAAGATGAAGTATTTGTAGGTAGAATTCGTAGAGATTTCTCCAATCCGAATACTTTAAACCTTTGGATTGTTTCGGACAACCTTCGCAAAGGTGCCGCTACAAACGCAGTTCAAATTGCAGAATATCTCACAAAAAATAATCTTGTATAA
- a CDS encoding lamin tail domain-containing protein gives MKKTLTIKLFLLLFLLNSNCLYADDILKIDFASDIGKGYWGSQSDLIGSSDWTLDASNCTLTDDEDYVKVVGTGGGRLEARDIDGEAIWKNKAIDISNFTDISISVLLAETGSSTNSSKYAKAYYILDGSEEILLELNGENSGNWGSVNATQAGLTGLSLEIVVRMNNPNSGDLVYFDDLVVSGNPVVPETDNLTQIKASDNPVESILLSTNCNEKEKALTCFRFVIDETTEAADGLSTKVSRMIFYNAHPYNGMNWKDCLGGICLFSNKEEIIPQSVLIEVDSVVIYFAENQIDIPDAEKMEFELRCFLNSGNPLNDGETFQLNCKDSAKSFETFESGSGFNTANEELSSAIHSIEVEATRMIFSECPDTLIRNRDFSILVNAVDDFNNRDLDANHLVLLSLEAGTGNLESLNGFQNSLVKGEVSFESLKYPYPDFIKLAVSNDVLLKAISESIRVENTYESLANVNNSYSSDSIISSLQTSEADAFEVFRFSVTDSGNDNSSTILEQVRLIGSEKNQVNWKKSIEKFVVKVDGEVLNVECIIDDKQLDIHFLESELKKEVLSEETVEFSVFCFLKEGKTIDEELFQMRIDSLHTDWIISELGSGLQEEFTGSLLGPEFIFDVKASEMLFKSIPQSVNYQEEFTVLIQLVDRLGNIDKTHEFEIELSLASGNGELTSESLKMNSINSEFRWENLKYSKAENFTLQAECDNFPTIVSDNISGVDKTSLIGSSSPISAIALSSLAITQNEAIPVLNFKISDSATHDQLPTIISNLKFYNRSPGHSFSWLKHISGAVLLSNGEIIAAASNIRDDRIEFNSSKGVLELSNNSEKNLSLAIFFRKGQLPDNASFQVEIPKVHEWKCLESGSKIQETLPDDIVSEIHFINVEASQLSFSSYPFGINNSDEKFSLKIAACDYFSNVDEDAIGAVRISLSNGNGELTVSDSNLQLKNGFVDFDSLQYNGTENFGLALESNFGADSIKILLGQDELGILEDFESKSLEDWINTKDWSASSYRPINGNYSLKHNLSEELGSSYISTSLKGFDPNASAINWRFIVQNGDWDPTSGNKFVFHLLMDDSDPSAATTKYSVGVNQTGSSDVLSLWSLDNNQNTKVLLESDFSWNENEAVAIQITYYPNGLLRMEYNRLGKKENWIVVGEIHSEIVSDAKEWFSGLNFTYETASRAGNLWFDDLEIKSINTPPFIKSYEIAASDSLLLEYSEKLDFSKSSEIENFKLTRVDGESWGMKVLSGVADNYLLLVLDDELKTGNYLLELSNIYDSKGAVQEKESINFGYFAPAKSNDIVINEIMADETPSAGLPEYEFIELYNTSEYPISVENWILKAGEKETVLALDTIPAKAYLVLCANSAAEEFTSFGDVLGVSSFPRLTNSGGTIEIQSAEKIVIDQVSYLDSWYKSDEKSDGGWSLERIDPLNVCSTIGNWSASRSETGGTPGKENSIQGDHIDNLAPAVSHLRVLSKNHLSIELSEEIDTIFLLSLQNYSLANNPVSTVAEETSMIVNLEFVNSFEDGQEQQLSISGLQDECANVLDTVLNFIWHEVHSNDVVINEIMADETLSVGLPEYEFIELYNTSEYPISVENWILKSGEKETVLALDTIPAKAYLVLCANSAAEEFTSFGDVLGVSSFPRLTNSGGTIEIQSAEKIVIDQVSYLDSWYKSDEKSDGGWSLERIDPANTSWQANNWKASENELGGTPGKVNSIYSVNQDLIAPSIESCRCISANCLRLVFSEPIESSGLFDLSNFQLLPDLIHPKEVFQTDLIGKEIQLIFKEGFVENSKCQFILSDRIKDLAGNSIIAKEFEFWVPGIVTEGDLVINEVLFNPYPDGSDYVEIVNISEKVLDLSGLKLATRTDNFELCDEGFISDKFLHPNEYLLVTKDTLNIQQNYYSSNPDVFCQVKSLPTFSDDAGRVVLISNNELIDDFAYNEDMHFELLASVEGVSLERINPKGETNSKSNWQSAAQNIGFGTPGIQNSVYNDFISSNSEISLSPKIFTPDNDGFDDRLLITFNLEMDGYLASVRIYNSMGIEIRRLAGNLNLANKDSLFWDGLNSQNERAPVGIYLVYIELFSPDGVSKIFKETCVLGGKFN, from the coding sequence ATGAAAAAAACTCTTACTATTAAATTGTTTTTATTGCTGTTTCTGCTGAACAGTAATTGTTTGTATGCCGATGATATTTTGAAAATTGATTTTGCCAGTGACATTGGCAAAGGTTATTGGGGGAGTCAATCTGATTTGATTGGTAGTTCGGACTGGACTTTGGATGCTTCCAACTGTACTTTAACCGATGATGAGGATTACGTAAAGGTTGTAGGAACGGGAGGAGGCAGATTAGAAGCTAGGGATATTGATGGTGAAGCCATTTGGAAAAATAAGGCGATTGATATTTCAAATTTCACAGACATTTCTATTTCGGTGTTATTGGCTGAGACGGGAAGTTCAACAAATTCAAGTAAGTATGCCAAAGCATATTATATTTTAGATGGTTCAGAGGAAATTCTGCTTGAATTGAATGGTGAGAACAGCGGTAATTGGGGTAGTGTAAATGCAACTCAAGCTGGTTTAACCGGGTTAAGTTTGGAAATCGTTGTGCGGATGAATAATCCTAATTCGGGTGATTTGGTTTATTTTGATGATCTGGTAGTAAGTGGAAATCCTGTTGTTCCCGAGACCGATAACCTGACTCAAATTAAAGCTTCTGACAATCCTGTTGAATCGATTCTTCTTAGTACAAATTGTAATGAAAAAGAAAAGGCATTGACCTGTTTTCGATTCGTAATTGACGAAACTACAGAAGCTGCGGATGGCCTTTCAACAAAAGTTTCACGAATGATCTTTTACAATGCGCATCCATATAATGGTATGAATTGGAAAGATTGCCTTGGTGGTATTTGCCTGTTTTCAAATAAAGAAGAGATAATTCCTCAAAGTGTTCTTATTGAAGTGGATTCTGTTGTCATTTATTTCGCAGAAAATCAAATTGATATTCCTGATGCAGAAAAAATGGAATTTGAATTGCGTTGTTTTTTAAATTCAGGTAATCCACTTAATGATGGTGAAACATTTCAATTGAATTGCAAAGATTCAGCGAAAAGTTTCGAAACTTTCGAATCCGGCTCTGGCTTTAATACAGCCAATGAAGAGCTTTCCTCTGCAATTCACAGTATTGAGGTCGAGGCCACACGAATGATCTTCTCTGAGTGTCCTGACACCCTTATTCGCAATAGAGATTTTTCCATTTTGGTAAATGCTGTAGATGATTTTAATAATAGGGATCTTGATGCAAATCATTTGGTTCTATTATCCTTGGAAGCGGGAACCGGAAATTTGGAATCACTAAATGGATTTCAAAATTCACTTGTAAAAGGTGAGGTGAGTTTTGAATCATTAAAATATCCTTATCCTGATTTCATAAAATTGGCCGTAAGTAATGATGTGCTGCTCAAGGCAATTTCTGAAAGTATAAGAGTTGAGAATACTTATGAATCATTGGCAAATGTGAATAATTCGTATTCTTCAGATTCTATTATCTCTTCCCTTCAGACTAGTGAAGCGGATGCGTTTGAAGTTTTTCGATTTTCGGTGACGGATTCGGGGAATGACAATTCTTCAACTATTCTCGAGCAGGTAAGATTGATTGGATCAGAGAAAAATCAGGTGAATTGGAAGAAATCAATTGAAAAGTTCGTTGTAAAAGTGGATGGGGAGGTACTGAATGTTGAATGCATTATAGATGATAAACAGCTGGATATTCATTTTTTAGAGTCTGAACTAAAGAAAGAAGTTTTAAGCGAAGAAACTGTTGAGTTTTCTGTTTTTTGCTTTTTAAAAGAAGGAAAAACTATTGATGAAGAATTATTTCAAATGAGAATTGATTCTTTACATACGGACTGGATTATTTCTGAGCTTGGAAGTGGATTGCAAGAGGAATTTACCGGCAGCTTGTTAGGCCCTGAGTTTATTTTTGATGTAAAGGCAAGTGAAATGTTATTTAAAAGTATTCCACAATCGGTAAATTATCAGGAGGAGTTTACTGTTCTAATTCAGCTTGTTGATCGTTTGGGAAATATTGACAAAACCCATGAGTTTGAAATAGAACTTTCTCTGGCTTCCGGAAATGGTGAGCTTACATCGGAAAGTCTGAAAATGAACAGTATTAATAGCGAATTTCGATGGGAAAATTTAAAATATAGTAAAGCTGAAAATTTCACTCTTCAGGCAGAATGTGACAACTTTCCTACAATCGTAAGTGATAATATATCTGGTGTAGATAAAACTTCCTTAATTGGCTCGTCTAGTCCTATTTCCGCAATAGCACTAAGTTCTTTGGCAATCACTCAAAATGAAGCGATACCTGTACTTAATTTTAAAATATCAGATTCTGCAACACACGACCAGTTACCAACAATAATTTCAAATTTGAAGTTTTACAACAGATCTCCTGGCCATTCTTTTTCCTGGTTAAAACACATTTCAGGGGCGGTTTTATTATCAAATGGAGAGATTATTGCTGCAGCATCAAATATTCGTGACGATCGGATAGAGTTTAATTCATCGAAAGGTGTATTGGAATTGTCAAACAATTCGGAGAAGAACCTGTCTTTGGCGATTTTTTTTCGCAAGGGACAGCTTCCGGATAATGCAAGTTTTCAGGTAGAAATACCAAAAGTACATGAATGGAAGTGTTTGGAGAGTGGCTCGAAGATACAGGAGACCTTACCGGATGACATTGTGTCTGAAATCCATTTTATTAATGTTGAGGCTAGTCAACTTTCTTTTTCTTCATACCCTTTCGGGATTAATAATTCTGATGAGAAATTTTCTTTGAAAATTGCAGCATGTGACTATTTTAGTAATGTCGATGAAGATGCAATTGGAGCTGTTCGTATCAGTTTGAGTAATGGGAATGGAGAATTAACTGTTTCAGATAGCAATTTGCAATTGAAAAATGGATTTGTGGATTTTGACTCCCTTCAATACAACGGAACAGAAAATTTTGGTTTGGCTCTTGAATCAAACTTCGGGGCTGATTCCATTAAAATACTTTTAGGACAAGATGAATTAGGTATTCTTGAAGATTTTGAATCAAAGAGTCTTGAAGATTGGATAAATACCAAGGATTGGAGTGCTTCTTCTTACCGACCAATTAATGGAAATTATTCTTTAAAACACAATCTGTCAGAAGAATTAGGCTCAAGTTATATTTCTACATCTTTAAAAGGGTTTGATCCAAATGCAAGCGCAATTAATTGGCGTTTTATTGTTCAGAATGGTGATTGGGATCCAACGTCTGGAAATAAATTTGTTTTTCACTTACTCATGGATGATTCTGATCCGAGTGCAGCAACAACTAAATATTCTGTTGGTGTAAATCAAACTGGTTCGAGTGATGTTTTAAGCTTGTGGAGTTTGGATAATAATCAGAATACAAAGGTTTTATTGGAATCAGACTTCAGTTGGAATGAAAATGAAGCCGTTGCAATTCAGATCACTTATTACCCAAATGGTTTATTGAGAATGGAATACAACCGATTGGGAAAAAAAGAGAATTGGATCGTTGTGGGAGAAATTCATTCTGAAATTGTGTCAGATGCAAAGGAATGGTTTTCGGGCTTAAATTTCACTTATGAAACAGCCTCCAGAGCAGGAAATCTTTGGTTTGATGATTTAGAAATAAAATCCATTAATACACCGCCATTTATTAAGTCTTACGAGATTGCAGCCTCGGATTCATTGCTTTTGGAATATTCGGAGAAGCTTGATTTTTCAAAATCTTCTGAAATTGAAAATTTTAAACTGACAAGAGTGGATGGTGAGTCTTGGGGAATGAAAGTTTTATCTGGAGTTGCAGATAATTACTTGCTTCTTGTTTTGGATGATGAATTAAAAACCGGGAATTATTTATTGGAACTGTCTAATATTTATGATTCTAAGGGAGCGGTTCAGGAAAAGGAGTCAATTAATTTTGGATATTTTGCTCCAGCAAAAAGCAATGATATTGTGATAAATGAAATTATGGCAGATGAAACTCCATCGGCTGGGCTGCCGGAATATGAGTTCATTGAACTGTACAACACCAGTGAATATCCTATATCCGTTGAGAATTGGATTTTAAAAGCAGGAGAGAAAGAGACCGTTTTAGCTTTGGATACAATCCCTGCCAAAGCTTATCTGGTTTTGTGTGCAAATTCTGCAGCAGAAGAATTTACTTCGTTTGGAGATGTGCTTGGGGTAAGTAGTTTTCCCCGATTAACCAATTCGGGAGGAACAATTGAAATACAATCCGCAGAGAAAATCGTTATTGATCAGGTTTCCTACTTGGATTCATGGTACAAGTCTGATGAAAAATCGGACGGAGGCTGGTCTTTGGAACGAATTGATCCTTTGAATGTTTGCAGTACCATTGGCAATTGGTCAGCATCCAGGAGTGAAACGGGAGGAACACCGGGAAAAGAAAATTCCATTCAGGGAGATCATATTGACAATTTGGCTCCAGCAGTTTCTCATTTAAGAGTATTGTCTAAAAATCACCTGTCTATAGAGTTAAGTGAAGAAATAGACACAATATTTTTACTTAGTTTGCAGAATTATTCGTTGGCAAATAATCCTGTGTCAACGGTTGCAGAGGAAACTTCAATGATTGTTAACCTTGAGTTTGTCAATTCTTTTGAAGATGGGCAAGAGCAGCAATTAAGTATTTCCGGTTTGCAGGATGAGTGCGCTAATGTTCTGGATACCGTTTTGAATTTTATTTGGCATGAGGTTCATTCCAATGATGTGGTCATTAATGAAATTATGGCAGATGAAACACTTTCTGTTGGATTGCCGGAATATGAGTTCATTGAACTGTACAACACCAGTGAATATCCTATATCCGTTGAGAATTGGATTTTAAAATCAGGCGAGAAAGAAACCGTTTTAGCTTTGGATACAATCCCTGCCAAAGCTTATTTGGTTTTGTGTGCAAATTCTGCAGCAGAAGAATTTACTTCGTTTGGAGATGTGCTTGGGGTAAGTAGTTTTCCCCGATTAACCAATTCGGGAGGAACAATTGAAATACAATCCGCAGAGAAAATTGTTATTGATCAGGTTTCCTACTTGGATTCATGGTACAAGTCTGATGAAAAATCCGACGGAGGTTGGTCTTTGGAACGAATTGATCCGGCAAATACGTCTTGGCAGGCAAATAACTGGAAGGCTTCAGAAAATGAATTGGGCGGGACTCCGGGTAAAGTGAATTCAATTTATTCAGTAAATCAGGATCTGATTGCTCCAAGTATTGAATCCTGCAGATGTATTTCAGCTAATTGTTTAAGGCTTGTTTTTAGTGAGCCAATTGAAAGTTCTGGTCTGTTTGACTTATCCAACTTTCAACTTTTGCCCGATTTGATTCATCCCAAAGAAGTATTTCAGACTGATTTGATTGGTAAAGAAATTCAATTGATTTTTAAAGAAGGTTTTGTTGAAAATAGTAAATGTCAATTCATTTTATCTGATAGAATTAAAGATTTAGCTGGCAATTCCATAATAGCCAAAGAATTTGAGTTTTGGGTACCGGGAATTGTTACAGAAGGTGATCTGGTGATAAATGAAGTTTTGTTCAATCCTTATCCTGATGGATCGGATTATGTGGAGATTGTAAATATATCCGAGAAGGTTCTTGATTTGTCAGGCTTAAAATTAGCCACCCGGACGGATAATTTTGAGTTATGTGATGAGGGCTTTATTTCGGATAAATTTTTACATCCAAATGAATACTTATTAGTGACTAAGGATACGTTAAATATTCAACAAAATTATTATTCATCCAATCCTGATGTTTTTTGTCAGGTCAAATCACTTCCAACTTTTTCAGATGATGCAGGAAGAGTTGTACTTATTTCAAATAATGAACTTATTGATGATTTTGCATACAATGAGGACATGCATTTCGAATTATTGGCCTCGGTTGAAGGCGTATCATTGGAACGGATAAATCCAAAAGGTGAAACGAATAGTAAATCGAATTGGCAATCGGCGGCTCAAAATATTGGATTTGGTACTCCGGGAATTCAAAATTCAGTTTACAATGATTTCATCAGTTCAAATTCTGAAATAAGTCTGTCTCCTAAAATATTTACTCCGGACAATGATGGTTTTGATGATCGTCTGCTGATTACTTTTAATCTGGAAATGGATGGTTACCTCGCTTCGGTAAGAATTTATAATTCAATGGGGATTGAAATTAGAAGATTAGCTGGAAATTTGAATCTGGCCAATAAGGATTCTTTGTTTTGGGATGGACTGAATTCACAAAATGAGAGGGCACCTGTAGGAATTTATCTGGTGTATATCGAATTGTTTAGTCCGGATGGAGTGAGTAAGATTTTTAAAGAGACCTGTGTTTTGGGTGGAAAATTCAATTAA
- a CDS encoding energy transducer TonB, which produces MEVKKSPKADLENKRGLFLEIGLALTLAFVLLAFEWSVDSSEATGLQDQQEMEAEEEMIPVTRQEPVKPPPPPPPAPKVADVLNIVDNEEEIEDELEIEDSDADMDTEVEIQVVAEEEEEDEAQVFVIVEDMPEFPGGALELQKWIAKSVKYPVIAQENGITGRVFVTFVVNKVGAVEQIRVVRGVDPSLDKEAVRVIGEMPKWKPGKQRGKAVKVSYTVPINFQLQ; this is translated from the coding sequence ATGGAAGTTAAGAAGTCACCAAAAGCAGATCTTGAAAATAAGAGAGGTCTTTTTCTTGAGATTGGTCTGGCTCTTACTCTTGCCTTTGTACTTCTTGCATTTGAATGGAGTGTAGATTCTAGCGAAGCTACTGGCCTGCAAGATCAACAAGAAATGGAGGCAGAGGAAGAAATGATTCCTGTTACCAGACAAGAACCTGTTAAGCCACCACCACCACCACCACCAGCTCCCAAAGTTGCCGATGTTTTGAACATTGTTGACAATGAGGAGGAGATTGAGGATGAACTAGAGATTGAAGATTCTGACGCTGATATGGATACTGAAGTTGAAATTCAGGTTGTTGCGGAAGAAGAAGAAGAAGATGAAGCTCAGGTTTTTGTAATTGTAGAAGATATGCCTGAATTTCCAGGAGGAGCTTTAGAATTACAGAAATGGATTGCAAAATCGGTTAAATATCCTGTGATAGCACAGGAAAATGGTATTACTGGTCGTGTTTTTGTAACTTTTGTTGTGAACAAAGTTGGAGCGGTCGAGCAAATTCGTGTAGTACGTGGAGTAGATCCATCTTTGGATAAGGAAGCTGTACGCGTAATTGGTGAAATGCCTAAATGGAAGCCTGGTAAGCAGCGAGGAAAAGCTGTGAAAGTATCTTATACTGTACCTATTAACTTCCAATTACAATAA
- the lpxK gene encoding tetraacyldisaccharide 4'-kinase, giving the protein MKKLSPLLKSLLFPFSLLYGLIVSVRNLLFDFNILPSTEFKIPIISVGNITVGGTGKTPHIEYLITLLKDDYKIATLSRGYKRKSKGYILANEVSTSYQIGDEPMQIKRKFPDILVAVDKKRVNGVKNLLQSEHGNDLAAVLLDDAFQHRSIKAGLSVLLIDYNRPITQDYIMPYGRLRESASEKDRANIIIVSKSPDNMTPIDRRIIVKELDLLPFQSLYFTRLDYGNLEPVFKNDAINIINEEWGKENFSILLVTGIANPKPLREYLENFTDKVEEIQFPDHYSFEMKDIETIRSKFENLKGENKIIVTTEKDATRFYDMNINHESIKKHLFYIPLRIKFLNDDKSKFDVQIMNYVQKNKRSSNLHNIKTDSI; this is encoded by the coding sequence ATGAAGAAACTATCTCCCCTCCTGAAAAGTCTGCTTTTCCCTTTTAGTTTACTATATGGGCTGATTGTCTCTGTGCGTAATCTACTTTTCGATTTTAACATATTGCCCAGCACTGAATTTAAAATTCCAATCATATCTGTTGGCAATATTACTGTAGGTGGAACCGGAAAAACCCCTCATATCGAATACCTAATCACCTTACTAAAAGATGACTATAAAATAGCCACATTAAGTCGCGGTTACAAACGAAAATCAAAAGGATATATACTTGCTAATGAGGTGTCTACATCATATCAAATTGGTGATGAACCTATGCAGATCAAAAGAAAATTCCCTGATATTTTAGTCGCAGTTGATAAGAAAAGAGTGAATGGCGTAAAGAATCTGCTTCAATCGGAACATGGCAACGATTTGGCTGCAGTACTGCTTGATGATGCCTTTCAACACCGATCTATAAAAGCCGGTTTGTCGGTTCTATTGATAGACTACAACCGGCCAATTACCCAGGATTATATTATGCCATATGGACGGTTGCGCGAAAGTGCAAGCGAAAAAGACCGGGCCAACATTATCATTGTAAGTAAATCGCCGGATAATATGACTCCTATCGATAGAAGAATAATTGTTAAAGAACTTGATCTTCTTCCCTTTCAGTCCTTATATTTTACACGTCTTGATTACGGAAATTTAGAACCTGTTTTTAAAAATGATGCTATCAATATTATTAATGAAGAATGGGGCAAAGAAAATTTCTCTATTCTTTTGGTAACAGGCATTGCCAACCCGAAACCTTTAAGAGAATACCTTGAAAATTTCACCGATAAAGTAGAAGAAATCCAATTTCCGGATCATTATTCATTTGAAATGAAAGATATTGAAACGATCCGTTCCAAATTTGAAAATCTAAAGGGTGAAAATAAAATAATTGTTACTACGGAAAAAGACGCGACTCGATTTTACGATATGAATATCAATCATGAATCGATAAAAAAGCATCTGTTCTATATTCCTTTACGGATAAAATTTTTGAATGACGACAAGTCAAAATTTGATGTTCAGATTATGAACTATGTGCAAAAAAATAAACGCTCAAGCAATCTTCACAACATCAAAACCGACTCAATATAA